The following DNA comes from bacterium.
ACGGCTGACTTTGCCGGACTTGAATCGGCCGGTTGCCTCCTTGCGATCTTCCTTCTTACGCGAATCGTTGCCTTTAGCCATTTCTAGCTCCTCTGAGACTTTGAAAGCGGCTTCGCACCTGCCGCGCTCAGAAAGGTAGCATGTCAGCCATATTTTTGCTACTATCCTTTCCACGTTGGGGAACCAGCGATATGTGCGTTGAGCTCCGGCGGATGATGCTGATAGTTGGGCCGGGGAGGTGCGTGCTGATAGAGTGACACAATAACGCGCGTTTAGCTCAGTGGTAGAGCATCCCTCTGATAAGGGGAAGGCCGTAGGTTCAATCCCTACAACGCGCACTAAAGACAGAAAAGACCTGCCCTGCGGCAGGTTTTTCTGCTTTAGTGCGAGCCGGAGGCATGTTTCGTGAGTACGCGAAACAGCCGAGGCGGGGTCGCGGAATTTCTTGCACGACGGTGCAAGAAATATCTGTGACCACTGAAGCCTTCCTCAAGCTGTCGACATACCACCAAGTCCGTGTAAAACTGACCCTCATTCATATGAACTACCGAGTCGTAGGCGGGAAGACGCTCTCCGGAGAGGTCACCACAAATATCTCAAAGAACGCCGCCGTGGTGTTGCTTGCCGCGTCTCTCCTCAATAAGGGGAAAACGACGCTCAAGAAGATGCCGAAGATCGAGGAGGTGAATCGTCTCATCGAGGTCTTGAAATCCATCGGTGTTTCCGTCGAGTGGGTGAATGGCGATGTAGTCATCACTCCTCCGGCAAAGCTTGATATCACGAAAGTAGATCGTGCGGCGGCGGAACGCACGCGCTCGATCGCGCTCTTCATCGCACCGCTCGCACACCTCGTTTCTTCGTTCGATCTTCCTGCTCCGAAGGGGTGCGACTTGGGCAAGCGATCACTCGGGGCACACATCGATGCGCTCTCTCGTCTCGGAATTGCGATCGAAGGAAGCGAAGACACGCATAGCTATCATGTCGAAGTCGGTGAGAGGCGTCCGCGCGAAATCATTATGTACGAAGCGTCGGATACCGGTGTCGAGAATGTGCTCATGGCCGCGGCGAAGATTCCTGGAGTTACGACGATCAAATTCGCGAGCGCGAATTATATGGTGCAGGATCTCTGCTTCTTCTTGGAACGATGCGGCGTAAAGATTGAGGGTATCGGAACTTCCACACTCGTTGTGCATGGTGTCGAAGATATTAATGCGGACATTGAAGCGTATCCAAGCGAGGATCCCATCGAGAGCATGTTCTTCATCGCTCTTGCGGCGACGACACATTCGGAAATCACCGTGAAGCGCTGCCCGATCGATTTCCTCGAGCTCGAACTCGCAACCCTCTGGAGTATGGGACTTCGTCACACTCGCTCAGAGGAATATCTTGCCGACAACGGCAAGACGCGACTCATCGATATCACCGTCAAGAAAGCAGATGCTTTGAATGCGCCGCCAGAGAAGATCGCGCCGCGTCCGTACCCGGGCATCAACATAGATAATCTTCCGTTCTTCGTGCCGGTGGCGA
Coding sequences within:
- a CDS encoding UDP-N-acetylglucosamine 1-carboxyvinyltransferase codes for the protein MNYRVVGGKTLSGEVTTNISKNAAVVLLAASLLNKGKTTLKKMPKIEEVNRLIEVLKSIGVSVEWVNGDVVITPPAKLDITKVDRAAAERTRSIALFIAPLAHLVSSFDLPAPKGCDLGKRSLGAHIDALSRLGIAIEGSEDTHSYHVEVGERRPREIIMYEASDTGVENVLMAAAKIPGVTTIKFASANYMVQDLCFFLERCGVKIEGIGTSTLVVHGVEDINADIEAYPSEDPIESMFFIALAATTHSEITVKRCPIDFLELELATLWSMGLRHTRSEEYLADNGKTRLIDITVKKADALNAPPEKIAPRPYPGINIDNLPFFVPVATQAKGTTLIHDWVYEGRAQYYLLMSKLNANVSQLDPHRVEVTGPSKLHPVHMEAPPALRPSTMLLIGMLAAEGESVLENVYPINRGYERLHERLKAIGAEIEAIE